Sequence from the Calidithermus timidus DSM 17022 genome:
GGCCGCTTCACCCACACGCCCGCGTAGCCCGGGCTAGGAAAGGTCTCGATACCGTAACTGGCCGCCACCCGCATGATGGCCGCCTCGAGCCGGCGCAGGTAGTCGCGTACCCGCCGCCCCACCGGGAAGATGGGGTAGCCCACCAGCTGGCCAGGGCCGTGGTAGGTCACGTCACCGCCGCGTTCGATCCAGAATAGCTCGATTCCCTGAGCCCGGTACTGTTCCTCGCTCAGCAGCAGGTTTTCGCCGGTGGCTCCCCGACCCAAGGTGATGGTGCGGGGATGCTCGAGCAGCAGCAGCGTAGGGGGCCGCACACCCGAGACAACCTCGGCGTGGACTTGCTTTTGATAATCCCAGGCCTGGGCATAGGGCACCCGGCCCAGGCGCTCTACCCGGAAGGGCATTCCGCTCACGCCCTCTAGCATACGCCCGCGGCGGAGCTCTTTGGAGCCCAAAGACACCATCGCTGGGCCGCGACCGGCGATCGGGGGTACAATCGGGTGGAAGCACTACCGCAAAGCTAAGCCGGGAGGAAGCCCTATGAACCCCAGCCCCTCCATCACCGAGACCATCAGCACCATGTTCAGCCAGAGCCTGCAGGTGCTCACCAAGCCCAGCGTGGCCACCTTCGAACAGTACGAAGCCAAGGGCACCCTGCGCGAAGCCCTGATCTACGTACTGTTCTTCGCCATCATCGGGGCGCTGGGGAGCCTAGGCGGCGGGGTCACGGCTTTTCTCAACAGCATCATCGCCACGGTGGCCGGCTTTCTGATCTTCGTCTACCTGGTCCACACCATCGGCAAGAGCCAGGGCGGCACCGGTAGCCTCGACCACGTGGCCTACACCTTCGCGCTGTTCTGGGGACCGTTGTCGGTGCTGCTGGGCATCGCCACGCTGATCCTGATCATCACCCTCGTCGGCATCCTGCTGCTGCCGCTGCTGTTTCTGGCCTTCCTGGCCGTCAACATCTACTTCGGATACCTCGCCGTGCAGTCGAGCATGAACCTCACCGACAGCGGCAAGATCTGGATCACCCTAATTGGGGCTGCGGTGGGCAGCTTCCTGGTCAGCATGGTGATCGGCGCGATCCTGGGCTGAGCCGCTGGTTTTCGCAAGGGCGGCCCGAATCCTTGGCGGGCTCCTCTGCTAGCATGGGCCCTATGCGCCTGATCGCGGTCAACCTGGGGAAGGAGCGGGAAGTGCAGGTGGGGGAGCGCACCGTACGCACCGGGATTTACAAGACGCCGGTGACGGGCAAGGTGCGCATAGGCGCCTACGGCCTCGAGGCCGACGTGGTGGCCGACACCAAGCATCACGGCGGGCGCGACCAGGCGGTATATGCCTACAGTGCCGAGGACTACGACTGGTGGGCCGAGCAGCTCGGCGAGGCGCTCGAGCCCGGTACCTTCGGCGAGAACCTCACCCTCTCCTCCTTCGGTCCCGAGCCGGTGAGGATAGGCGACCGCTTCCGCGTGGGCGAGGTGCTGCTCGAGGTCAGCGCCCCGCGCATCCCCTGCGGGGTCTTCGCCACCCGCATGAACGACCACCCCGCCATCGCGGCGAAAATACGCCTCGAGTGGGTGAGGCAGTTTCG
This genomic interval carries:
- the lipB gene encoding lipoyl(octanoyl) transferase LipB, whose amino-acid sequence is MPFRVERLGRVPYAQAWDYQKQVHAEVVSGVRPPTLLLLEHPRTITLGRGATGENLLLSEEQYRAQGIELFWIERGGDVTYHGPGQLVGYPIFPVGRRVRDYLRRLEAAIMRVAASYGIETFPSPGYAGVWVKRPAPIPSWPDLEEKLCAFGVAIKQDVAFHGFALNVNTDLEDFNLIVPCGIRDKGVTSLQKLLGREVSMEEVAERVIGAFEREFPAFDLRRATYDAPKELT
- a CDS encoding YIP1 family protein, producing MNPSPSITETISTMFSQSLQVLTKPSVATFEQYEAKGTLREALIYVLFFAIIGALGSLGGGVTAFLNSIIATVAGFLIFVYLVHTIGKSQGGTGSLDHVAYTFALFWGPLSVLLGIATLILIITLVGILLLPLLFLAFLAVNIYFGYLAVQSSMNLTDSGKIWITLIGAAVGSFLVSMVIGAILG
- a CDS encoding MOSC domain-containing protein, which produces MRLIAVNLGKEREVQVGERTVRTGIYKTPVTGKVRIGAYGLEADVVADTKHHGGRDQAVYAYSAEDYDWWAEQLGEALEPGTFGENLTLSSFGPEPVRIGDRFRVGEVLLEVSAPRIPCGVFATRMNDHPAIAAKIRLEWVRQFRQARRPGFYARVLVSGQVQAGDPIERLSTPHDYPTLAELFELHYAKKPDPARVRWLLEAPVAERTRRAWERWLEASFRRDSGVEHSARSA